The nucleotide window TAGGGCAATTAAGCGTATTATATTAGACACCTCAAAAGCAACGAAAGGAAATCACGCCCAATGCGCTTAGTGACTCATGCCGAGATTCATTTTAATCAAGAAAATACGCCCATTTCCGACCAATTTGACGATGTTTATTTCTCTAATCAAGACGGCTTAGAAGAAAGTCGCTATGTTTTCCAACAAGGCAATCAACTGTGGCAACGTTGGCTAAAACATGAACACTCGTATTTTATTATTGCTGAAACCGGCTTCGGTACGGGGCTCAATTTTTTAGCGATCACCACGCTGTTTCGTGAGTTCCGCCAACAATTTCCACAAGCAACATTACAACGCCTGTTTTTTATTTCCTTCGAAAAGTATCCATTAACACGGGAAGCATTAACGCTTGCCCATCAACATTACCCGCAATTTAGCGCCCTCACGGCACAATTACAGGCGCATTGGCTAGACCCGATTGAAGGTTGCTATCGTTTTCATTTTGAGGAAACCACCCTTGATCTGTGGTTTGGTGATATTCACGACAATTTGCCACAGCTCGGCGACTATATGCGTGACAAAATCGATGCTTGGTTTTTAGATGGATTTGCCCCGAATAAAAATCCTGATATGTGGAATGACGCGCTTTATACGCAAATGTACCGTTACACCAAACCGCAAGGCACATTCGCCACTTTCACTGCCGCTAGTGCCGTTCGCAAAGGCTTGGAAAATGCCGGTTTCAGCGTGCAAAAGCGCAAAGGTTACGGCAAAAAACGGGAGTGTTTGGCAGGCGAAAAAACACTTGAAAAACCCACCGCACTTTTCACCCCATGGTATTTGCCACAACCCGCTCAGTTTGAAGGCGTGGCGGATGTTGCCATTGTGGGTGGCGGCATAGCCTCCTTATTTACCGCATTCACCTTAATGCAACGTGGCGCGAACGTCACCCTTTATTGCGAAGATCCACAGCCGGCGATGAACGCCTCCGGCAATAAGCAAGGGGCATTTTATCCGCAACTGAGCGATGATGACGAACGCAACATTCGCTTTTACATACACGCGTTTGCTTACGGCTTACAGCAATTACGCAACGCCGAAAACTTTATTGAATTTGAACATGAATTTTGTGGTGTGGCACTGTGCGGATATAACGAAAAAAGTGCGGTCAAATTACAGAAAGTTTCGCAACTTCATCTGCCGAAAAGCCTTTATCAACGCCTAAGCCAAGCAGAACTAATCGAGAAAGTCGGTCTCCCGTTGCCTTGTGGTGGCGGATTTATTCCACAGGG belongs to Aggregatibacter sp. 2125159857 and includes:
- the mnmC gene encoding bifunctional tRNA (5-methylaminomethyl-2-thiouridine)(34)-methyltransferase MnmD/FAD-dependent 5-carboxymethylaminomethyl-2-thiouridine(34) oxidoreductase MnmC → MRLVTHAEIHFNQENTPISDQFDDVYFSNQDGLEESRYVFQQGNQLWQRWLKHEHSYFIIAETGFGTGLNFLAITTLFREFRQQFPQATLQRLFFISFEKYPLTREALTLAHQHYPQFSALTAQLQAHWLDPIEGCYRFHFEETTLDLWFGDIHDNLPQLGDYMRDKIDAWFLDGFAPNKNPDMWNDALYTQMYRYTKPQGTFATFTAASAVRKGLENAGFSVQKRKGYGKKRECLAGEKTLEKPTALFTPWYLPQPAQFEGVADVAIVGGGIASLFTAFTLMQRGANVTLYCEDPQPAMNASGNKQGAFYPQLSDDDERNIRFYIHAFAYGLQQLRNAENFIEFEHEFCGVALCGYNEKSAVKLQKVSQLHLPKSLYQRLSQAELIEKVGLPLPCGGGFIPQGGWLAPQQFVQNLFAYLQLRGLIIKTSQKVTALSAQENGWLVKNAENDAFHHQIVVLANGHQLHEFPQTQSLPLYAVRGQVSQIPTSEHLLKLKSVLCYDGYLTPADQAKTSHCIGASHVRDCADRTFSEQEQRENQEKIQKNLDGMPWVKAVDTSANLARIGVRCAVRDRIPMLGNVPNFEQQCMDYKNLFNLRRRKQPIPPAAVFPNLYLIGALGSRGLTSAPILGETLASLIYNEPLPLSEDLIHHLSTNRSWMRKLLKGTSIENLSS